From the genome of Chloroflexota bacterium, one region includes:
- the ruvX gene encoding Holliday junction resolvase RuvX has translation MGVGRVLGLDIGERWIGVALSDPSGILASPLTRVVVTSTEAAAEAICQLVRQHEVGRIVAGLPYSMDGSLGRQAQRVQGFLQTLSLYLEIPIETWDERLSTVGAERRMREAGVGKGERKGKIDAAAATLILQGYLDRARSGCE, from the coding sequence ATGGGAGTGGGCCGTGTTCTGGGGCTGGATATCGGGGAGCGATGGATTGGGGTGGCTCTCAGCGACCCTAGCGGAATCCTGGCCAGCCCTTTGACGCGGGTCGTTGTGACCAGTACAGAAGCTGCGGCGGAGGCTATCTGCCAGTTGGTCCGTCAGCATGAGGTAGGCCGCATTGTGGCCGGGCTCCCATATTCTATGGACGGCAGTTTGGGACGGCAAGCACAGCGGGTTCAAGGTTTCTTGCAGACGCTTTCCTTATATCTTGAGATTCCTATAGAAACCTGGGATGAGCGCTTATCCACGGTGGGCGCAGAGCGGCGCATGAGAGAGGCTGGCGTTGGCAAGGGGGAGAGAAAGGGGAAGATAGACGCAGCGGCGGCAACGCTCATCCTGCAAGGGTATTTGGACAGGGCACGCTCCGGGTGCGAATAG